Proteins encoded in a region of the Poecilia reticulata strain Guanapo linkage group LG14, Guppy_female_1.0+MT, whole genome shotgun sequence genome:
- the LOC103475849 gene encoding GDNF family receptor alpha-4-like has product MSPDRMMIIGLLLNVFSQGSVSVSASFDCLVAEQGCVQEPSCKGIYRLLEYCAAEEAVSPLSSDARLECLEAQNSLQHYRPLQVCKCQRGSRREEHCLKVYWTVRFAAYDEYEVSPYEELKLNLVRNIEVSRMASIMAASSVVMDGQNQCLKAAQDCGLYEKCGSLRSEYVVACTKRATATDNSCNRQKCHKALRRFLERVPEEYSFALLFCPCSDTLCGERRRKTIVPSCSFEENARGEERVGKPNCLSLQNYCSRDELCRSRFADFQQNCQQSSLSASGCMRESRAMCLKAYTGLIGTIMTPNYVSNSSTEVSQWCSCEGSGNELQSCQRIQNLFGNNMCLRNAISSMGISAPPPVEHTPVPVSQPSPRVFQERVHVGVNTLPEFNSMEDSDQEEEQEEGANEEFNVIPPYSEKDSDTESGARGSQRGEASQAELALPLLLLPGLFLNWECWND; this is encoded by the exons GCAGTGTTTCAGTATCTGCATCCTTCGACTGTCTAGTGGCGGAGCAGGGCTGTGTCCAGGAGCCGTCCTGCAAAGGCATCTATCGCCTGCTGGAGTACTGTGCGGCGGAGGAAGCCGTGTCGCCACTCAGTTCAGATGCCCGCCTGGAGTGCCTGGAGGCCCAAAACTCACTGCAGCATTATCGCCCCCTTCAAGTCTGCAAGTGTCAGCGGGGCTCTCGCAGAGAGGAGCACTGCCTGAAGGTTTACTGGACCGTGAGATTCGCAG CGTACGATGAGTATGAAGTGTCCCCATATGAAGAGCTGAAGCTGAATCTGGTGAGAAACATAGAGGTGTCGCGAATGGCCTCCATTATGGCAG CTTCCTCTGTTGTCATGGACGGCCAGAACCAGTGCCTGAAGGCCGCTCAGGACTGCGGCCTGTATGAGAAATGTGGCTCCCTGCGCTCAGAGTATGTGGTAGCTTGCACCAAGCGAGCAACAGCCACCGACAACAGCTGCAACCGCCAGAAATGCCACAAAGCCCTGCGGCGCTTCCTGGAGCGTGTGCCGGAGGAGTACAGCTTCGCTCTGCTTTTCTGTCCCTGCTCTGACACTCTGTGTGGGGAGCGCCGGAGGAAAACCATTGTGCCATCATGTTCCTTTGAGGAGAACGCAAGAGGGGAGGAAAGAGTCGGCAAGCCCAACTGCCTCAGCCTCCAGAACTACTGCTCCAGAGACGAGCTGTGTAG atccCGGTTTGCAGATTTCCAACAGAACTGTCAGCAGtcctctctttctgcctctgGCTGTATGCGAGAGAGCAGAGCCATGTGCCTCAAGGCTTATACCGGACTCATAG GAACCATCATGACTCCCAACTATGTGAGCAACAGCAGCACGGAGGTGTCCCAGTGGTGCTCATGTGAAGGCAGTGGGAACGAACTGCAGAGCTGTCAACGCATCCAGAATCTGTTCGGCAACAACATGTGTCTAC gcaATGCCATCAGCTCCATGGGAATCTCAGCGCCTCCTCCGGTGGAACACACTCCGGTGCCAGTTTCTCAGCCCTCCCCTCGCGTCTTCCAGGAGAGGGTCCACGTTGGCGTCAACACGCTCCCTGAATTCAACAGC ATGGAGGACAGTGACCAAGAGGAGGAACAGGAAGAGGGAGCAAATGAGGAGTTCAACGTCATCCCGCCATACTCTGAGAAGGACTCCGACACCGAATCAGGTGCCAGAGGGAGTCAGAGAGGAGAAGCCAGCCAAGCGGAGCTCGCTCTGccgttgctgctgctgccaggtCTCTTCTTGAACTGGGAATGCTGGAACGACTGA